The genomic stretch GGGTACTTCAGATGAGACTTGATGAAAGTGTCCATGGCCTTACGGCCACCCGGGTAGACCGGTTTCTTGATAAGTCGTTCTCCTTTGTCCATTTACTGGAATATTCGGCTGATGGTCTTGAATATGATACCCATATCCGACCAAAAGGTTCGCTTTTCCAGGTAGTCCAGATTCCGCTGGAGCTTATCCTTCATGATCGTTTCGATATAGTAGCGCTCCGGATCGGGGTGTTCGGCCATCATTTCACTTTCGTTGAAATAGGCCAGAGAAGCGGCATCGGTGATCCCTGGTCGTACCTGTAGAACTTTTCTCTCCTTCTCGGAATACAGATCCACATATCTGGGCACCTCGGGCCTGGGCCCTACAACGCTCATGTCTCCTTTGAGCACATTCCAGAGTTGGGGAAGTTCATCCAGTTTGGTCTTCCTCAAGGCATGACCGATATCGG from Flavobacteriales bacterium encodes the following:
- a CDS encoding sugar transferase yields the protein MIKRLFDIISALLGLVLLSPLLLVIALAIGVKDGAPILFKQTRIGRQGDPFTLYKFRTMRPDSESSGQLSVGERDPRVTDIGHALRKTKLDELPQLWNVLKGDMSVVGPRPEVPRYVDLYSEKERKVLQVRPGITDAASLAYFNESEMMAEHPDPERYYIETIMKDKLQRNLDYLEKRTFWSDMGIIFKTISRIFQ